One stretch of Cryptosporidium parvum Iowa II chromosome 3, whole genome shotgun sequence DNA includes these proteins:
- a CDS encoding SprT like metalloprotease, with protein LLNKVLQKKIINQFNSRDEDLASGFPDIHELLLEYNDLYFFGSLGSVIIRWSNRMTLCAGKCTYETGGRCIVSLSEPLLKYRSVKELRETILHELIHAYLFVTSNDRDRNFHGKEFCFHMNRINKMSGLNITIYHNFHDELNYYRRYIWRCDGVCRNHPPYYGYVRRSINRKPGPADSWWNFHRKTCGGCFVKEAKTLPQINNLESLGTRPNGQTSSPNMHQDDILEIIEISD; from the coding sequence ttattaaataaagtattgcaaaaaaaaataatcaatcaATTCAACTCGCGAGACGAAGACTTAGCTAGTGGCTTCCCTGACATTCATGAACTCCTTTTAGAGTACAATGACCTATATTTCTTTGGGTCTCTCGGCTCTGTGATAATCAGATGGAGCAATAGAATGACATTGTGCGCAGGTAAATGTACATATGAAACTGGAGGGAGATGCATCGTCAGCCTTTCAGAGCCACTACTAAAGTATAGATCCGTTAAAGAGCTAAGAGAGACAATTTTGCATGAGCTTATTCATGCTTATTTGTTTGTGACATCAAACGATAGAGATAGAAATTTTCACGGGAAGGAGTTCTGCTTTCATATGAACAGAATAAACAAAATGTCTGGCCTAAACATTACTATTTATCACAACTTCCATGATGAATTGAACTATTATAGAAGGTATATCTGGCGTTGCGATGGTGTTTGTAGAAATCACCCACCCTACTATGGATACGTTCGACGTTCGATCAACAGAAAGCCAGGCCCAGCAGATTCTTGGTGGAATTTTCATAGAAAAACATGTGGAGGTTGTTTTGTCAAGGAGGCCAAAACATTAcctcaaataaataatttggagTCACTGGGCACAAGGCCTAACGGCCAGACTTCTAGTCCAAATATGCATCAAGATGatatattggaaattaTAGAAATTAGCGACTAG
- a CDS encoding proteasome subunit alpha1 produces MSRLSQSLHDRHITIFSPEGKLYQIEYTFRAVKNSNITAIAIKGKDTVCIVCEKKVPNQQGQQDKLLDPAYVTSLYKVRKHIGAVMLGLAPDCRSIISKCREIAGKFAFEKGVEIPVSYLSHKIADVNQLYTQHASMRLLGASGMFISIDDEDGPSLYKIDPAGYFASYRACAVGTKEREGNNALEKIIKNEPLNSCEEVISASIDCLKTLLGVDFKAEDIEVGVVTKDMPEFRLLSVEEIDNYLTNIAERD; encoded by the exons ATGTCCAGATTATCTCAATCCCTGCATGATAGGCATATTACAATCTTTTCGCCAGAAGGCAAACTTTATCAAATAGAATATACCTTTAGAGCTGTGAAGAATTCAAACATTACGGCAATTGCTATAAAGGGTAAAGATACCGTATGCATTGTATGTGAAAAGAAAGTCCCAAATCAGCAAGGACAACAAGATAAACTTTTGGACCCTGCCTATGTTACGTCTTTGTACAAAGTAAGAAAGCATATTGGGGCAGTAATGCTTGGGTTGGCTCCTGATTGTAGATCAATTATCTCAAA GTGTAGGGAAATTGCAGGGAAATTTGCCTTCGAAAAAGGAGTTGAAATTCCTGTTTCATACCTATCACATAAAATAGCAGATGTGAATCAACTATATACTCAGCATGCATCTATGAGACTTTTGGGTGCTTCTGGGATGTTTATATCAAtagatgatgaagatggGCCTTCATTATACAAGATTGACCCAGCTGGGTACTTTGCCTCCTACAGAGCATGTGCTGTTGGTACAAAAGAGAGAGAGGGGAATAATGCGCTTGAGAAGATTATCAAGAACGAGCCTCTAAACAGCTGCGAAGAAGTTATTTCTGCAAGTATCGACTGTCTGAAAACCCTACTTGGAGTAGATTTCAAAGCTGAAGACATAGAGGTTGGTGTTGTTACAAAAGATATGCCCGAATTTAGACTATTAAGCgttgaagaaattgataattaCCTAACTAATATCGCTGAAAGGGATTAG